TCGCCGTCCTCGTCCGGATCGAGAATGTCGAGGTCGTCCGAGTCGAAGAGCATGCCCGTGCAGAGGCACATCGAGCGCTGCGTGCGCGTGAGGATGTCGAAGTTGGGGCAGCTCTGGCACCCTTTCCAGAACACCTCGTCTTGCGTGAGTTCGCTGAACGTGACGGGCCGGTAGCCAAGGTCGGCGTTGATCTTCATCACCGCGAGCGACGTCGTGATCCCGAAGATTTTGGCGTCGGGGAAGCGCTCGCGGGAGAGGTCGAAGATGGCGCGCTTGATGCGCCGGGCGAGGCCGAGCTTGCGGAAGCGCGGGTGAACGATGAGCCCCGAGTTGGCGACGTACTTCCCGTGCGTCCATGCCTCGATGTAGCAGAATCCAGCGAAGACCGGGCGGTCATGTCCCTCCACTTGGGCGAGTGCGATCACGGCGCGGCGGTCCTCCATCTTCTTGCGCACGTAGGCTGGATCCCGCTTGGCAATCCCCGTACGTCGCGCCTGAGCCGCCTCCTCGATGACGGTGCAGATCTCTTCGGCGTAGGCGAGGTGGTCGGGACCAGCGACGACGATGTCGATGGCGACGGTGGGAACGGCGGACACGGGCAGAACCACCGATGGGTGGCGCTAGGCGAACGAAGCGGGTAGTCCGGGGGAGCGGCAAGAATACGACACCGTGCCAATTCGGACCAGAACCGCGCTGCCAGACAGACCGCAGCGTTGGGTCTCTACCTATCCGAAAGCGGTTCCAAACTTGCCAGCTATGACCCGGGCACCTCGCAGAGTGCGTACATAGAGTATGAGCGTCGCCTTCTAGCGGCACCCCCCTCCAGCATACCCTGTCGATCCATGCGCGCACGACGAACCCTGTATGGCCTCTCTCTCGTGGCGGGCCTGCTGACCCTCGCTCCGCACCTACGCGCGCAATCCGCGGCGCCGATCCCGATCAGCGGTACCGTCACCACGTCAGGGAATCAGCCGGTCGCCCGCGCTGAAGTGCGCATCCTCGACGCCAACTCCGGCGAGGTCCTCGCCGACCGCATCTTCACGGACGCCGCGGGGGAATTCAGTGCAGACCCGGACATCGTGGTTGATGGCGAGGACGAGGCCGCCGCAGTCCCGACCGAATTCTCAGTGCTGCCGATCTACCCGAACCCGTTCGCCGCGACGCAGGCGCTGACGCTTCGCTACACGCTGCCCCTGAATCAAGGCACGGAGCCTCAACTGGAAGTCTTCGATGTGCTTGGTCGGCGTGTGAGCGGGACGCTTGCGGCAGGGCTCTACTTCGTGCGCCTGCGCCTCGACGACGGCCAGGTCACAGCGCCTCAGCGGTTCGTGCTCGCCGTGGGCGGGCGTCTCGATGTGACGATGGAACAGGTCAAGGCGCTCGCCGCCGATGGCTCCCCGGCGGCGGCCTCTCAAGAGGAAGTGTCAGCGGCATCGCGGGCAGCGCTGCGGGCGTTCAGCCAGGCCGTGGGCAGTGTCGTTACGTTGGAGGTCCGACGGGCTG
The Bacteroidota bacterium DNA segment above includes these coding regions:
- a CDS encoding GNAT family N-acetyltransferase, giving the protein MDIVVAGPDHLAYAEEICTVIEEAAQARRTGIAKRDPAYVRKKMEDRRAVIALAQVEGHDRPVFAGFCYIEAWTHGKYVANSGLIVHPRFRKLGLARRIKRAIFDLSRERFPDAKIFGITTSLAVMKINADLGYRPVTFSELTQDEVFWKGCQSCPNFDILTRTQRSMCLCTGMLFDSDDLDILDPDEDGETG